Proteins from one Cryptomeria japonica chromosome 4, Sugi_1.0, whole genome shotgun sequence genomic window:
- the LOC131027274 gene encoding DELLA protein RGL1-like, with amino-acid sequence MSASNEEIRPLFLSDYSFNPFLLEADDPELDLCQFMDTDDSFELPGHQMLCLEEEPTNSFIQTFPINGEIINSDMMSGQLEFFSEPENFKTMIDNSSAGAQFCNKMLPNWSDQIMKFQGAAAVGTCVDDDLDCEGTVHGDEEEKLELVQLFLAAGQMIGNDEYDQASLLVSKCKQLSSQLGSPTQRVVYYISDALQQKIRRNTLGIVDNASKPVSDFAFNINGELDKNEFCSLVAYYTRILPHIKVLQFTSVQATIDAVGSARKIHIIDLGMRTGSQWTVLMEFLAHRAAAGSSSRLQILKMTAVGMNGQELRKSGRRLYELAKSLDIPFAYKIVEIKSLEDIKKGLFSVRSGEALAVYAPIVLRSLLYDPVILVNILCAIRKLRPRIMVTVEIEARHNSPSFVKRLSEVLYQYSAFFDLLDSIFPDRNDVKRVKHEELIDGNQIRNMIVYEGDERTVRHVTIDVWRSFFTQAGFKEMIFSFQALYQAKLLLTEYATGHYYTLEPVEHALTVGWKGTPLFALSGWSGNK; translated from the coding sequence ATGAGTGCATCTAATGAAGAGATTCGTCCTCTATTTTTGTCAGATTATTCATTCAATCCATTTCTGTTGGAGGCAGATGATCCTGAGCTTGATCTATGTCAGTTTATGGATACCGATGACAGCTTTGAACTGCCAGGACATCAAATGCTTTGTTTAGAGGAGGAGCCGACGAATTCTTTTATTCAAACCTTTCCTATCAACGGAGAGATAATAAATAGTGATATGATGTCTGGGCAGTTAGAATTTTTTTCTGAACCAGAGAATTTCAAGACTATGATTGATAATTCCTCTGCTGGAGCACAATTTTGTAATAAGATGCTACCAAACTGGTCTGACCAAATCATGAAATTCCAAGGAGCTGCTGCAGTGGGAACATGCGTTGACGATGACCTCGATTGTGAAGGGACTGTGCATGGAGACGAAGAGGAAAAGCTGGAATTGGTTCAACTTTTCTTAGCAGCCGGACAAATGATAGGGAACGACGAATACGATCAAGCTTCTCTTCTGGTCAGTAAATGCAAGCAATTGTCTTCTCAGCTGGGGAGTCCCACACAGAGGGTGGTCTATTATATCTCCGACGCTCTACAGCAGAAAATCCGACGCAACACTCTTGGCATCGTAGACAACGCATCTAAACCAGTTTCAGATTTTGCTTTCAATATTAATGGTGAGTTGGACAAAAATGAATTTTGTAGTCTCGTTGCTTACTACACTAGAATTCTGCCACATATCAAAGTGCTGCAGTTCACGTCTGTTCAGGCAACCATAGACGCCGTGGGGAGTGCAAGGAAAATTCATATAATTGATCTGGGGATGAGAACTGGATCGCAATGGACAGTATTAAtggaatttcttgcacacagagCTGCTGCTGGTTCTAGTTCTAGGCTTCAGATTCTGAAGATGACAGCAGTTGGGATGAATGGCCAAGAGCTTAGGAAAAGCGGGAGAAGACTTTATGAGCTCGCTAAATCTTTGGATATTCCATTCGCGTACAAGATTGTGGAGATCAAAAGCCTAGAGGATATCAAGAAAGGCCTATTCAGCGTTAGATCTGGTGAGGCGTTGGCAGTTTATGCTCCAATTGTTCTGAGAAGTTTGTTATACGATCCTGTAATTCTGGTCAATATTCTATGTGCTATCAGGAAACTAAGGCCTCGGATAATGGTGACTGTCGAAATAGAAGCGAGGCATAATTCTCCATCTTTTGTGAAAAGATTGAGCGAAGTGCTTTACCAGTACAGCGCTTTTTTCGATTTGCTGGATTCCATCTTTCCAGACAGAAATGATGTAAAGAGGGTAAAGCATGAAGAATTAATTGATGGAAATCAGATAAGGAATATGATAGTCTACGAGGGAGACGAGAGGACAGTGAGGCATGTTACAATTGATGTGTGGAGGTCTTTCTTCACACAAGCAGGGTTCAAGGAAATGATCTTCAGCTTTCAAGCTTTATATCAGGCAAAACTATTGTTAACGGAATATGCTACCGGACACTATTACACTCTGGAACCTGTTGAACATGCCTTAACTGTAGGGTGGAAAGGAACGCCATTATTTGCACTCTCTGGATGGAGTGGTAACAAATGA
- the LOC131875045 gene encoding DELLA protein SLR1-like, with the protein MINSNMISRQLEIFSEPVNFHTVNGNSVHRAQFCNGILPNWYDEIMNFQGAAAVTKCIDQGNMRREEKQNLELVQLVLVSERMINNGEYDEAALLVSKFKQLSSQLGNPTQRLVYYISEALQQRIHRNTLCMSNDAAKRVSDFAFNIDGELDKNEFNSLVAYYIRILPHIKLLQFTSVQAIIDTVGNPREIHVIDLGIRTGSQWTVLMEFLAQRAATSSCASRPQILKITAVGMNDEELRKSGKDFMSSLNFWIFPSCTRWW; encoded by the coding sequence ATGATAAATAGTAATATGATCTCTCGGCAGTTAGAAATTTTTTCTGAACCAGTGAATTTCCATACTGTGAATGGTAATTCCGTTCATAGAGCACAATTTTGTAATGGGATACTACCAAACTGGTATGACGAAATCATGAATTTCCAAGGAGCTGCTGCAGTGACAAAATGCATTGATCAAGGGAATATGCGTAGAGAGGAAAAGCAGAATCTGGAATTGGTTCAACTTGTGTTAGTATCCGAACGAATGATAAATAACGGGGAATATGATGAAGCTGCCCTGCTGGTGAGTAAATTCAAGCAATTGTCTTCTCAGCTGGGGAATCCCACACAGAGGCTCGTCTATTATATCTCCGAAGCCCTACAGCAGAGAATCCACCGCAACACTCTCTGCATGTCAAATGACGCAGCTAAACGAGTTTCAGATTTTGCTTTTAATATTGATGGTGAGTTGGACAAAAATGAGTTCAATAGTCTTGTTGCTTATTACATTAGAATTCTGCCCCATATCAAACTGCTGCAGTTCACGTCTGTTCAGGCAATCATAGACACCGTGGGGAATCCAAGGGAAATTCATGTAATTGATCTGGGGATACGAACTGGATCGCAATGGACTGTATTAATGGAATTTCTTGCACAAAGAGCTGCTACTTCTTCTTGTGCCTCTAGGCCTCAGATTCTGAAGATTACAGCAGTTGGGATGAATGACGAAGAGCTTAGGAAAAGCGGGAAAGACTTCATGAGCTCGCTAAATTTTTGGATATTCCCTTCGTGTACAAGATGGTGGTGA